The following are encoded in a window of Astyanax mexicanus isolate ESR-SI-001 chromosome 6, AstMex3_surface, whole genome shotgun sequence genomic DNA:
- the flot1b gene encoding flotillin-1b — MFYTCGPNEAMVVSGCGRSPPIMISGGRVFVLPCIQQIQRISLNTLTLNVKSDKVYTRHGVPISVTGIAQVKIQGQNKEMLATACQMFLGKTETEISQIALETLEGHQRAIIAHLTVEEIYQDRKKFSEQVFKVASSDLVNMGIGVVSYTLKDVHDDQDYLQSLGKARTAQVQRDARIGEAQYKRDAVIREAHAMQEKVSAQYVNEIEMAKAQRDYELKKAAYDIEINTKKAESEMAYQLQVAKTKQRIEEEKMQVMVVERTQQITLQEQEISRKEKELEAKVKKPAEAEKYRLEKLAEAERLQLIMEAEAEAESIRMKGEAEAFALEAKGRAEAEQMAKKAEAFKQYKEGAMVDMLLEKLPLMAEEISKPLSAAQKVTMVSSGGSEVGAAKLTGEVLDIMTRLPATIEKLTGINISQVSSTRMG, encoded by the exons ATGTTCTACACCTGTGGTCCCAATGAGGCGATGGTGGTCTCAG gCTGTGGGCGCTCTCCTCCCATCATGATTTCAGGTGGAAGAGTGTTTGTCCTTCCCTGCATTCAGCAAATCCAAAG gATATCTCTGAATACTCTGACTCTGAATGTAAAGAGTGATAAAGTCTACACCAGGCATGGAGTGCCCATCTCAGTCACTGGCATCGCACAG GTGAAGATCCAGGGTCAGAATAAGGAGATGCTGGCCACAGCCTGTCAGATGTTCTTGGGTAAAACTGAAACTGAGATTTCTCAGATCGCTCTGGAGACGCTGGAGGGCCACCAGAGAGCCATCATCGCTCATCTGACTGTGGAG GAGATTTATCAAGATCGTAAGAAGTTTTCAGAGCAAGTCTTCAAGGTGGCTTCATCTGATCTGGTCAACATGGGTATCGGAGTGGTCAGCTACACACTGAAAGACGTTCACGATGATCAG GACTACCTCCAATCTCTGGGTAAAGCTCGTACTGCCCAGGTTCAGAGAGACGCTCGCATCGGTGAGGCTCAGTACAAGAGGGACGCTGTTATCAGG gaaGCTCATGCCATGCAGGAGAAGGTATCTGCACAGTACGTGAACGAGATTGAGATGGCGAAAGCTCAGAGAGACTACGAGCTGAAGAAAGCTGCCTACGACATCGAGATCAACACCAAGAAGGCGGAGTCTGAGATGGCCTATCAGCTTCAG GTGGCGAAGACGAAGCAGCGCATCGAGGAGGAGAAGATGCAGGTGATGGTGGTGGAGCGCACGCAGCAGATTACCCTGCAGGAACAGGAAATTTCCCGTAAGGAGAAGGAACTGGAGGCCAAGGTGAAGAAGCCGGCCGAGGCCGAGAAGTACCGTCTGGAGAAACTCGCTGAGGCTGAACG TCTGCAGCTGATCATGGAGGCTGAAGCTGAGGCCGAGTCTATTAGA ATGAAGGGCGAGGCGGAGGCGTTTGCTTTGGAGGCTAAGGGCCGAGCCGAGGCTGAGCAGATGGCCAAGAAGGCCGAGGCTTTTAAGCAGTATAAGGAGGGAGCCATGGTGGACATGCTGCTGGAGAAACTGCCTCTG atggCAGAAGAGATCAGCAAGCCTCTCTCTGCAGCGCAGAAAGTGACCATGGTGTCGAGCGGCGGCTCTGAGGTGGGAGCGGCTAAACTGACCGGAGAAGTTCTGGACATCATGACCCGTCTGCCTGCAACCATAGAGAAACTGACCGGAATCAACATCTCTCAG GTTTCCTCCACTCGCATGGGCTGA